A window of the Spirochaetota bacterium genome harbors these coding sequences:
- the prfB gene encoding peptide chain release factor 2: MYNKTRDFAESINLDGLKGELEELRKKTLKDDFWKDRERFTEVNLQISRIEKRVDYWDRLIKDITEERDLMEMALAESDEEILSEICDKIGIFKNRFDELETLELFSGEDDQKNVFLTIHPGAGGTESQDWAIMLYRMYLRWAENRNHNIDIIDYTPGEDAGIKEATIRIIGDYAYGMLKSERGIHRLVRISPFDANRRRHTSFASVEVIPEVFDDVDIEIDESELRIDTYRASGAGGQHVNTTDSAVRITHLPTGIVVQCQNERSQHKNRAFAMKILKSKIYELKKKRLDEERMERIGEKKDISWGNQIRSYIFQPYTLVKDHRTSEETGNVESVLDGEIDRFIYAYLRDQKKN, encoded by the coding sequence ATCTATAATAAAACCAGGGATTTCGCTGAGTCAATAAACCTGGATGGGTTGAAGGGGGAGTTGGAGGAACTCAGAAAAAAGACATTGAAGGATGATTTCTGGAAGGATAGGGAGAGGTTTACAGAGGTTAATTTGCAGATTAGCAGAATTGAGAAGAGGGTCGATTATTGGGATAGGCTCATTAAGGATATAACCGAGGAAAGGGATTTGATGGAGATGGCCTTGGCTGAATCCGATGAGGAGATCCTAAGCGAAATATGCGATAAGATAGGCATCTTTAAAAATAGATTTGATGAACTGGAAACATTAGAGCTTTTTTCAGGGGAAGATGATCAGAAGAATGTATTTCTCACTATTCATCCAGGCGCTGGAGGCACTGAATCTCAGGATTGGGCTATTATGCTCTATAGAATGTATTTACGATGGGCTGAGAACCGGAATCATAACATTGATATTATTGATTATACACCGGGTGAGGATGCTGGGATAAAGGAAGCTACTATTCGAATTATTGGCGACTATGCCTATGGGATGCTGAAGAGCGAGAGAGGTATACATAGGTTAGTAAGAATCTCTCCATTTGATGCAAATAGGAGGCGGCATACATCCTTTGCCTCTGTAGAGGTGATTCCAGAGGTATTTGATGATGTGGACATAGAGATTGATGAATCAGAGCTTCGAATAGATACCTATAGGGCATCCGGGGCAGGGGGGCAACATGTCAACACAACAGATTCGGCTGTAAGAATTACCCATTTGCCTACCGGAATAGTTGTTCAATGTCAGAATGAGAGATCCCAGCATAAAAACAGGGCCTTTGCAATGAAAATTTTGAAATCCAAGATCTATGAACTCAAAAAGAAGAGACTCGATGAAGAGAGAATGGAGAGGATAGGGGAGAAAAAGGATATATCCTGGGGGAATCAGATAAGATCCTACATTTTTCAACCCTATACCCTTGTAAAAGACCATAGGACGAGTGAAGAGACCGGCAATGTGGAGTCTGTATTGGATGGAGAGATCGATAGATTTATTTATGCCTATCTTCGGGATCAAAAAAAGAATTGA
- a CDS encoding MoxR family ATPase, translating into MNNFQGTDDYVISPELQDSVNVAISLGRPLLVKGEPGTGKTLLSHSIAKGLSKRLVVWNVKSTTKAKEGLYVYDTVQRLNDSRFRDKDISDIKQYISLGKLGEAFATEEQVVLLIDEIDKAEIEFPNDLLNELDEMSFYIPETQETITAMTRPIVLITSNSEKELPDPFLRRCVFHYIEFPKEDLMEEIVRVHFPDIQKKLLKECLKRFYWVRQFDMLRKKPSTSELIDWIQALIIGGISTTRIEKDLPFLGTLLKKQEDIEIISRVGESSHYAYNTSIRTRNVY; encoded by the coding sequence ATGAATAATTTTCAAGGCACGGATGACTATGTTATTTCTCCTGAACTCCAGGATAGCGTAAATGTTGCCATATCCCTTGGGCGGCCGCTTCTTGTTAAGGGAGAGCCAGGAACCGGCAAAACCCTGCTCTCTCATTCAATAGCAAAGGGGCTCAGCAAGAGACTGGTTGTATGGAATGTGAAATCAACTACTAAGGCCAAAGAGGGGCTATATGTCTATGATACTGTTCAGAGACTGAATGACTCTAGGTTTAGGGATAAGGATATATCGGATATTAAACAATACATCAGTTTGGGGAAATTGGGAGAGGCCTTTGCCACTGAGGAGCAGGTGGTGCTGCTTATAGATGAGATCGACAAGGCTGAAATTGAATTTCCCAATGACCTCCTAAACGAGCTAGATGAGATGAGCTTCTATATCCCCGAGACTCAGGAAACCATCACCGCTATGACCAGGCCAATAGTGCTCATTACATCAAATAGTGAGAAGGAACTACCAGACCCATTCCTCAGGAGATGTGTATTCCATTATATCGAATTTCCGAAAGAGGATCTTATGGAAGAGATTGTAAGGGTGCATTTCCCTGATATTCAGAAGAAACTCTTAAAGGAGTGTTTAAAGAGATTTTACTGGGTTAGACAGTTCGATATGTTAAGGAAAAAACCATCAACGAGCGAGTTGATTGACTGGATTCAGGCTTTGATAATCGGAGGAATCTCAACAACCAGGATTGAAAAGGATCTGCCATTTCTTGGAACCCTTTTAAAGAAACAGGAGGATATTGAAATAATCTCAAGGGTTGGAGAATCCTCTCACTATGCATATAATACAAGCATTAGGACGAGAAATGTTTATTAA
- a CDS encoding VWA domain-containing protein, with translation MHIIQALGREMFINFFFSLKAYGIPISIHEWITLHHALSENLNNCNLTKFYYIARSILVKNEIYYDKYDLAFLDTFGGIETTDEMLEKIIDGLRKVKELHLSEEEKRQIEELDLEQVLKNFEEQLKQGHYKDHVGGDKAIGTGGRSTQGAWGYNPAGIRIGQGVSRHKRAIQIAEKRTFRNYSSNITLDVRQMRVALSHLRSLLPIGPEERLNLDETIDATSKNAGELEFVWERHEKRSAKVILMMDVGGSMTPYSTMVERLFSAASSQISSFKHFYFHNCIYQDLWTDIERNESISTSDFLKSEDPNYKLIIVGDAEMAPSELTHANGAIDYWYHNDTPGIIWLSRLREKFKDAIWLNPISKRSWEYIRSLWLIKDIFPMYQLTLDGLIDGVSLLMQGKSRLLV, from the coding sequence ATGCATATAATACAAGCATTAGGACGAGAAATGTTTATTAATTTCTTTTTTTCGCTAAAGGCATATGGTATCCCCATCTCAATTCATGAGTGGATAACCCTTCATCATGCCCTTTCTGAGAATCTCAACAATTGTAATCTCACCAAATTTTATTACATTGCGAGATCCATACTTGTCAAGAATGAGATATATTATGATAAATATGATCTTGCCTTTCTCGATACCTTTGGTGGTATAGAGACAACCGATGAGATGCTTGAAAAGATTATTGATGGATTGCGTAAGGTTAAGGAGTTGCATCTCTCGGAAGAGGAGAAGAGACAGATTGAGGAACTGGATCTGGAACAGGTTCTGAAGAATTTTGAGGAGCAGCTAAAGCAGGGACACTATAAGGATCATGTTGGCGGGGACAAGGCCATTGGAACCGGCGGAAGATCGACCCAGGGCGCCTGGGGATATAATCCTGCCGGGATTCGGATCGGGCAGGGCGTATCAAGGCACAAGAGGGCGATACAGATAGCAGAGAAGAGGACTTTTAGAAATTATTCCAGTAATATCACCCTTGATGTGAGACAGATGAGGGTGGCCCTCTCTCATCTGCGATCGCTTCTTCCGATTGGGCCTGAAGAGAGGCTTAACCTCGATGAAACCATTGATGCCACCTCGAAGAATGCAGGGGAGTTGGAGTTTGTATGGGAAAGGCATGAGAAAAGATCAGCAAAGGTGATCCTTATGATGGATGTTGGGGGTTCAATGACTCCATATTCTACTATGGTGGAGAGACTATTCTCAGCCGCATCATCTCAGATCAGCTCTTTTAAACATTTCTATTTTCACAATTGCATCTATCAGGATCTATGGACCGATATTGAGAGGAATGAATCCATATCCACTTCTGACTTCCTGAAGAGCGAGGATCCCAATTATAAGCTCATTATTGTTGGGGATGCTGAGATGGCCCCCTCTGAACTTACTCATGCAAATGGAGCGATTGATTATTGGTATCATAACGACACACCTGGCATAATCTGGCTGAGCCGTTTAAGGGAGAAGTTTAAGGATGCCATTTGGCTCAATCCAATATCCAAGAGGTCATGGGAATACATCAGAAGCCTCTGGCTCATCAAGGATATATTTCCTATGTATCAGCTTACATTGGATGGACTCATTGACGGGGTATCCCTGCTGATGCAGGGGAAGAGCAGGCTTTTAGTTTAG